Proteins encoded in a region of the Sparus aurata chromosome 6, fSpaAur1.1, whole genome shotgun sequence genome:
- the matn4 gene encoding matrilin-4 isoform X2 codes for MKMRQLRGFILLTLAVLAAARPKAGPEQKCKSGPVDLVFLIDSSRSVRPHEFETMRKFMIDILATLDIGLNATRVGVVQYSSQVRSEFSLKTHAKLETMVKGINEIIPLAQGTMTGLAIKYVMNNAFTAEAGDRPKVPNVVVIVTDGRPQDRVAEVAAEAREKGIEIYAVGVARADMTSLRAMASPPFEDHVFLVESFDLIHQFGLQFQDKLCGMDLCLESDHGCEHICESSPGSFHCLCLPGYTLNDDGKTCAAIDLCAEGKHDCEQICVSSPGSFTCDCNKGYKLNDDKKTCSTIDLCAEGKHDCEQICVSAPGVFTCDCNQGYTLNKDEKTCTPIDLCAEGKHDCEQICVSAPGVFTCDCNQGYTLNKDEKTCTPIDLCAEGKHDCEQICVSAPGVFTCDCNQGYTLNKDEKTCTPIDLCAEGKHDCEQICVSAPGVFTCDCNQGYTLNKDEKTCTPIDLCAEGKHDCEQICVSAPGVFTCDCNQGYTLNKDEKTCTPIDLCAEGKHDCEQICLSAPGVFTCDCNKGFKLNKDKKTCTNMDLCNTVEHGCEHQCVSTPGSYYCICPEGQLLQEDGKSCGTCKSANIDLVLLIDGSKSVRPQNFELVKKFVNQVVDSLDVSTHGTRVGLVQYSSRVRTEFPLNMYHTADEIKAAVMKVDYMEKGTMTGLALKHMVENSFSEAEGARPASRNIPRIGLVFTDGRSQDDITEFAKKAKEAGITMYAVGVGKAVEDELREIASEPVEKHFYYTTDFTAISTIAENLKLNVCPEESQGEIEVKDPCACESLVEFQQATMSSLEQLTQKLSGMTARLEQLENQLLSRK; via the exons TCTGTTGACCCTCGCCGTCCTCGCCGCCGCCAGACCGAAAGCAG GTCCTGAGCAGAAATGTAAGTCCGGCCCGGTGGATCTGGTCTTCCTCATCGACAGCTCCCGCAGCGTCAGGCCACATGAGTTTGAGACCATGAGGAAGTTCATGATCGACATCCTGGCCACTCTGGACATCGGACTGAACGCCACCAGAGTGGGAGTGGTTCAGTACTCCAGCCAG GTCCGCAGCGAGTTCTCTCTGAAGACTCACGCTAAGCTGGAGACGATGGTGAAAGGCATCAATGAGATCATTCCCCTCGCTCAGGGCACCATGACCGGCCTCGCCATCAAATACGTGATGAACAATGCCTTCACCGCCGAGGCTGGAGACAGACCGAAG GTCCCCAACGTGGTCGTGATCGTGACAGACGGACGTCCTCAGGACCGCGTGGCGGAGGTGGCGGCTGAGGCCCGAGAGAAAGGCATCGAGATCTACGCCGTGGGTGTGGCCAGAGCCGACATGACATCACTGAGGGCCATGGCGTCCCCGCCCTTCGAAGACCACGTCTTCCTGGTGGAGTCCTTCGATCTCATTCACCAGTTTGGACTGCAGTTCCAGGATAAACTCTGCG GAATGGATCTGTGTCTGGAGTCGGACCACGGCTGTGAGCACATCTGTGAGAGCTCCCCGGGCTCCTTCCACTGCCTCTGTCTGCCCGGATACACTCTGAATGATGACGGGAAGACATGTGCAG CCATCGACCTGTGTGCGGAGGGGAAACACGACTGTGAACAGATCTGCGTCAGCTCTCCTGGTTCCTTCACCTGCGACTGCAACAAGGGATACAAACTGAACGACGACAAGAAGACCTGCTCAA CCATTGACCTGTGTGCTGAGGGGAAACACGACTGTGAACAAATCTGCGTCAGCGCGCCGGGCGTCTTCACCTGCGACTGCAACCAAGGATACACTCTGAACAAGGACGAGAAGACCTGCACAC CCATTGACCTGTGTGCTGAGGGGAAACACGACTGTGAACAAATCTGTGTCAGCGCGCCGGGCGTCTTCACCTGCGACTGCAACCAAGGATACACTCTGAACAAGGACGAGAAGACCTGCACAC CCATTGACCTGTGTGCTGAGGGGAAACACGACTGTGAACAAATCTGCGTCAGCGCGCCGGGCGTCTTCACCTGCGACTGCAACCAAGGATACACTCTGAACAAGGACGAGAAGACCTGCACAC CCATTGACCTGTGTGCTGAGGGGAAACACGACTGTGAACAAATCTGTGTCAGCGCGCCGGGCGTCTTCACCTGCGACTGCAACCAAGGATACACTCTGAACAAGGACGAGAAGACCTGCACAC CCATTGACCTGTGTGCTGAGGGGAAACACGACTGTGAACAAATCTGCGTCAGCGCGCCGGGCGTCTTCACCTGCGACTGCAACCAAGGATACACTCTGAACAAGGACGAGAAGACCTGCACAC CCATCGACCTGTGTGCCGAGGGGAAGCACGACTGTGAGCAGATCTGCCTCAGCGCTCCTGGTGTCTTCACCTGCGACTGCAACAAAGGATTCAAACtcaacaaagacaagaagaccTGCACAA ACATGGACCTGTGTAACACGGTGGAGCACGGCTGTGAGCACCAGTGTGTGAGCACTCCTGGATCTTATTACTGCATCTGTCCGGAGGGTCAACTGCTGCAGGAGGACGGCAAGAGCTGCGGCA cCTGCAAGTCTGCCAACATCGACCTGGTGCTCCTGATCGACGGCTCCAAGAGCGTCCGCCCGCAAAACTTTGAGCTGGTCAAAAAGTTTGTAAACCAG GTCGTGGACTCCCTGGACGTGTCCACTCATGGCACCAGAGTCGGTCTGGTTCAGTACTCGAGTCGGGTCAGGACAGAGTTCCCTCTCAACATGTACCACACTGCTGACGAGATCAAAGCTGCAGTCATGAAG GTTGACTACATGGAGAAAGGTACAATGACGGGTCTGGCCCTCAAACACATGGTGGAGAACAGTTTCTCAGAGGCGGAGGGCGCTCGGCCCGCCAGCCGCAACATCCCCCGCATTGGACTGGTGTTCACAGACGGACGCTCTCAGGACGACATCACAGAGTTCGCCAAGAAGGCCAAAGAAGCCG GTATCACCATGTACGCAGTGGGTGTTGGAAAAGCTGTGGAGGATGAACTCCGTGAAATCGCCTCTGAGCCGGTGGAGAAACATTTCTATTACACCACCGACTTCACTGCCATCAGCACCATCGCCGAGAACCTCAAACTCAACGTGTGCCCAG AGGAGAGTCAGGGGGAGATCGAGGTGAAGGATCCGTGTGCCTGCGAGAGTCTGGTGGAGTTCCAGCAGGCCACCATGAGCAGCCTGGAGCAGCTCACACAGAAAC TGTCCGGCATGACTGCTCGtctggagcagctggagaacCAGCTTCTCTCCAGGAAGTGA
- the matn4 gene encoding matrilin-4 isoform X4, protein MKMRQLRGFILLTLAVLAAARPKAGPEQKCKSGPVDLVFLIDSSRSVRPHEFETMRKFMIDILATLDIGLNATRVGVVQYSSQVRSEFSLKTHAKLETMVKGINEIIPLAQGTMTGLAIKYVMNNAFTAEAGDRPKVPNVVVIVTDGRPQDRVAEVAAEAREKGIEIYAVGVARADMTSLRAMASPPFEDHVFLVESFDLIHQFGLQFQDKLCGMDLCLESDHGCEHICESSPGSFHCLCLPGYTLNDDGKTCAAIDLCAEGKHDCEQICVSSPGSFTCDCNKGYKLNDDKKTCSMIDYCSFGNHSCDHECVSVLNGYHCRCNDGYRLLDDGKTCQAIDLCAEGKHDCEQICLSAPGVFTCDCNKGFKLNKDKKTCTNMDLCNTVEHGCEHQCVSTPGSYYCICPEGQLLQEDGKSCGTCKSANIDLVLLIDGSKSVRPQNFELVKKFVNQVVDSLDVSTHGTRVGLVQYSSRVRTEFPLNMYHTADEIKAAVMKVDYMEKGTMTGLALKHMVENSFSEAEGARPASRNIPRIGLVFTDGRSQDDITEFAKKAKEAGITMYAVGVGKAVEDELREIASEPVEKHFYYTTDFTAISTIAENLKLNVCPEESQGEIEVKDPCACESLVEFQQATMSSLEQLTQKLSGMTARLEQLENQLLSRK, encoded by the exons TCTGTTGACCCTCGCCGTCCTCGCCGCCGCCAGACCGAAAGCAG GTCCTGAGCAGAAATGTAAGTCCGGCCCGGTGGATCTGGTCTTCCTCATCGACAGCTCCCGCAGCGTCAGGCCACATGAGTTTGAGACCATGAGGAAGTTCATGATCGACATCCTGGCCACTCTGGACATCGGACTGAACGCCACCAGAGTGGGAGTGGTTCAGTACTCCAGCCAG GTCCGCAGCGAGTTCTCTCTGAAGACTCACGCTAAGCTGGAGACGATGGTGAAAGGCATCAATGAGATCATTCCCCTCGCTCAGGGCACCATGACCGGCCTCGCCATCAAATACGTGATGAACAATGCCTTCACCGCCGAGGCTGGAGACAGACCGAAG GTCCCCAACGTGGTCGTGATCGTGACAGACGGACGTCCTCAGGACCGCGTGGCGGAGGTGGCGGCTGAGGCCCGAGAGAAAGGCATCGAGATCTACGCCGTGGGTGTGGCCAGAGCCGACATGACATCACTGAGGGCCATGGCGTCCCCGCCCTTCGAAGACCACGTCTTCCTGGTGGAGTCCTTCGATCTCATTCACCAGTTTGGACTGCAGTTCCAGGATAAACTCTGCG GAATGGATCTGTGTCTGGAGTCGGACCACGGCTGTGAGCACATCTGTGAGAGCTCCCCGGGCTCCTTCCACTGCCTCTGTCTGCCCGGATACACTCTGAATGATGACGGGAAGACATGTGCAG CCATCGACCTGTGTGCGGAGGGGAAACACGACTGTGAACAGATCTGCGTCAGCTCTCCTGGTTCCTTCACCTGCGACTGCAACAAGGGATACAAACTGAACGACGACAAGAAGACCTGCTCAA TGATCGACTACTGTTCGTTTGGGAACCACAGTTGTGatcatgagtgtgtgagtgtgctcaATGGCTATCACTGCCGCTGTAACGACGGCTACAGGCTGCTGGACGACGGCAAGACCTGCCAGG CCATCGACCTGTGTGCCGAGGGGAAGCACGACTGTGAGCAGATCTGCCTCAGCGCTCCTGGTGTCTTCACCTGCGACTGCAACAAAGGATTCAAACtcaacaaagacaagaagaccTGCACAA ACATGGACCTGTGTAACACGGTGGAGCACGGCTGTGAGCACCAGTGTGTGAGCACTCCTGGATCTTATTACTGCATCTGTCCGGAGGGTCAACTGCTGCAGGAGGACGGCAAGAGCTGCGGCA cCTGCAAGTCTGCCAACATCGACCTGGTGCTCCTGATCGACGGCTCCAAGAGCGTCCGCCCGCAAAACTTTGAGCTGGTCAAAAAGTTTGTAAACCAG GTCGTGGACTCCCTGGACGTGTCCACTCATGGCACCAGAGTCGGTCTGGTTCAGTACTCGAGTCGGGTCAGGACAGAGTTCCCTCTCAACATGTACCACACTGCTGACGAGATCAAAGCTGCAGTCATGAAG GTTGACTACATGGAGAAAGGTACAATGACGGGTCTGGCCCTCAAACACATGGTGGAGAACAGTTTCTCAGAGGCGGAGGGCGCTCGGCCCGCCAGCCGCAACATCCCCCGCATTGGACTGGTGTTCACAGACGGACGCTCTCAGGACGACATCACAGAGTTCGCCAAGAAGGCCAAAGAAGCCG GTATCACCATGTACGCAGTGGGTGTTGGAAAAGCTGTGGAGGATGAACTCCGTGAAATCGCCTCTGAGCCGGTGGAGAAACATTTCTATTACACCACCGACTTCACTGCCATCAGCACCATCGCCGAGAACCTCAAACTCAACGTGTGCCCAG AGGAGAGTCAGGGGGAGATCGAGGTGAAGGATCCGTGTGCCTGCGAGAGTCTGGTGGAGTTCCAGCAGGCCACCATGAGCAGCCTGGAGCAGCTCACACAGAAAC TGTCCGGCATGACTGCTCGtctggagcagctggagaacCAGCTTCTCTCCAGGAAGTGA
- the matn4 gene encoding matrilin-4 isoform X3 yields MKMRQLRGFILLTLAVLAAARPKAGPEQKCKSGPVDLVFLIDSSRSVRPHEFETMRKFMIDILATLDIGLNATRVGVVQYSSQVRSEFSLKTHAKLETMVKGINEIIPLAQGTMTGLAIKYVMNNAFTAEAGDRPKVPNVVVIVTDGRPQDRVAEVAAEAREKGIEIYAVGVARADMTSLRAMASPPFEDHVFLVESFDLIHQFGLQFQDKLCGMDLCLESDHGCEHICESSPGSFHCLCLPGYTLNDDGKTCAAIDLCAEGKHDCEQICVSSPGSFTCDCNKGYKLNDDKKTCSMIDYCSFGNHSCDHECVSVLNGYHCRCNDGYRLLDDGKTCQAIDLCAEGKHDCEQICVSAPGVFTCDCNQGYTLNKDEKTCTPIDLCAEGKHDCEQICLSAPGVFTCDCNKGFKLNKDKKTCTNMDLCNTVEHGCEHQCVSTPGSYYCICPEGQLLQEDGKSCGTCKSANIDLVLLIDGSKSVRPQNFELVKKFVNQVVDSLDVSTHGTRVGLVQYSSRVRTEFPLNMYHTADEIKAAVMKVDYMEKGTMTGLALKHMVENSFSEAEGARPASRNIPRIGLVFTDGRSQDDITEFAKKAKEAGITMYAVGVGKAVEDELREIASEPVEKHFYYTTDFTAISTIAENLKLNVCPEESQGEIEVKDPCACESLVEFQQATMSSLEQLTQKLSGMTARLEQLENQLLSRK; encoded by the exons TCTGTTGACCCTCGCCGTCCTCGCCGCCGCCAGACCGAAAGCAG GTCCTGAGCAGAAATGTAAGTCCGGCCCGGTGGATCTGGTCTTCCTCATCGACAGCTCCCGCAGCGTCAGGCCACATGAGTTTGAGACCATGAGGAAGTTCATGATCGACATCCTGGCCACTCTGGACATCGGACTGAACGCCACCAGAGTGGGAGTGGTTCAGTACTCCAGCCAG GTCCGCAGCGAGTTCTCTCTGAAGACTCACGCTAAGCTGGAGACGATGGTGAAAGGCATCAATGAGATCATTCCCCTCGCTCAGGGCACCATGACCGGCCTCGCCATCAAATACGTGATGAACAATGCCTTCACCGCCGAGGCTGGAGACAGACCGAAG GTCCCCAACGTGGTCGTGATCGTGACAGACGGACGTCCTCAGGACCGCGTGGCGGAGGTGGCGGCTGAGGCCCGAGAGAAAGGCATCGAGATCTACGCCGTGGGTGTGGCCAGAGCCGACATGACATCACTGAGGGCCATGGCGTCCCCGCCCTTCGAAGACCACGTCTTCCTGGTGGAGTCCTTCGATCTCATTCACCAGTTTGGACTGCAGTTCCAGGATAAACTCTGCG GAATGGATCTGTGTCTGGAGTCGGACCACGGCTGTGAGCACATCTGTGAGAGCTCCCCGGGCTCCTTCCACTGCCTCTGTCTGCCCGGATACACTCTGAATGATGACGGGAAGACATGTGCAG CCATCGACCTGTGTGCGGAGGGGAAACACGACTGTGAACAGATCTGCGTCAGCTCTCCTGGTTCCTTCACCTGCGACTGCAACAAGGGATACAAACTGAACGACGACAAGAAGACCTGCTCAA TGATCGACTACTGTTCGTTTGGGAACCACAGTTGTGatcatgagtgtgtgagtgtgctcaATGGCTATCACTGCCGCTGTAACGACGGCTACAGGCTGCTGGACGACGGCAAGACCTGCCAGG CCATTGACCTGTGTGCTGAGGGGAAACACGACTGTGAACAAATCTGCGTCAGCGCGCCGGGCGTCTTCACCTGCGACTGCAACCAAGGATACACTCTGAACAAGGACGAGAAGACCTGCACAC CCATCGACCTGTGTGCCGAGGGGAAGCACGACTGTGAGCAGATCTGCCTCAGCGCTCCTGGTGTCTTCACCTGCGACTGCAACAAAGGATTCAAACtcaacaaagacaagaagaccTGCACAA ACATGGACCTGTGTAACACGGTGGAGCACGGCTGTGAGCACCAGTGTGTGAGCACTCCTGGATCTTATTACTGCATCTGTCCGGAGGGTCAACTGCTGCAGGAGGACGGCAAGAGCTGCGGCA cCTGCAAGTCTGCCAACATCGACCTGGTGCTCCTGATCGACGGCTCCAAGAGCGTCCGCCCGCAAAACTTTGAGCTGGTCAAAAAGTTTGTAAACCAG GTCGTGGACTCCCTGGACGTGTCCACTCATGGCACCAGAGTCGGTCTGGTTCAGTACTCGAGTCGGGTCAGGACAGAGTTCCCTCTCAACATGTACCACACTGCTGACGAGATCAAAGCTGCAGTCATGAAG GTTGACTACATGGAGAAAGGTACAATGACGGGTCTGGCCCTCAAACACATGGTGGAGAACAGTTTCTCAGAGGCGGAGGGCGCTCGGCCCGCCAGCCGCAACATCCCCCGCATTGGACTGGTGTTCACAGACGGACGCTCTCAGGACGACATCACAGAGTTCGCCAAGAAGGCCAAAGAAGCCG GTATCACCATGTACGCAGTGGGTGTTGGAAAAGCTGTGGAGGATGAACTCCGTGAAATCGCCTCTGAGCCGGTGGAGAAACATTTCTATTACACCACCGACTTCACTGCCATCAGCACCATCGCCGAGAACCTCAAACTCAACGTGTGCCCAG AGGAGAGTCAGGGGGAGATCGAGGTGAAGGATCCGTGTGCCTGCGAGAGTCTGGTGGAGTTCCAGCAGGCCACCATGAGCAGCCTGGAGCAGCTCACACAGAAAC TGTCCGGCATGACTGCTCGtctggagcagctggagaacCAGCTTCTCTCCAGGAAGTGA
- the matn4 gene encoding matrilin-4 isoform X5: MKMRQLRGFILLTLAVLAAARPKAGPEQKCKSGPVDLVFLIDSSRSVRPHEFETMRKFMIDILATLDIGLNATRVGVVQYSSQVRSEFSLKTHAKLETMVKGINEIIPLAQGTMTGLAIKYVMNNAFTAEAGDRPKVPNVVVIVTDGRPQDRVAEVAAEAREKGIEIYAVGVARADMTSLRAMASPPFEDHVFLVESFDLIHQFGLQFQDKLCGMDLCLESDHGCEHICESSPGSFHCLCLPGYTLNDDGKTCAAIDLCAEGKHDCEQICVSSPGSFTCDCNKGYKLNDDKKTCSTIDLCAEGKHDCEQICLSAPGVFTCDCNKGFKLNKDKKTCTNMDLCNTVEHGCEHQCVSTPGSYYCICPEGQLLQEDGKSCGTCKSANIDLVLLIDGSKSVRPQNFELVKKFVNQVVDSLDVSTHGTRVGLVQYSSRVRTEFPLNMYHTADEIKAAVMKVDYMEKGTMTGLALKHMVENSFSEAEGARPASRNIPRIGLVFTDGRSQDDITEFAKKAKEAGITMYAVGVGKAVEDELREIASEPVEKHFYYTTDFTAISTIAENLKLNVCPEESQGEIEVKDPCACESLVEFQQATMSSLEQLTQKLSGMTARLEQLENQLLSRK, translated from the exons TCTGTTGACCCTCGCCGTCCTCGCCGCCGCCAGACCGAAAGCAG GTCCTGAGCAGAAATGTAAGTCCGGCCCGGTGGATCTGGTCTTCCTCATCGACAGCTCCCGCAGCGTCAGGCCACATGAGTTTGAGACCATGAGGAAGTTCATGATCGACATCCTGGCCACTCTGGACATCGGACTGAACGCCACCAGAGTGGGAGTGGTTCAGTACTCCAGCCAG GTCCGCAGCGAGTTCTCTCTGAAGACTCACGCTAAGCTGGAGACGATGGTGAAAGGCATCAATGAGATCATTCCCCTCGCTCAGGGCACCATGACCGGCCTCGCCATCAAATACGTGATGAACAATGCCTTCACCGCCGAGGCTGGAGACAGACCGAAG GTCCCCAACGTGGTCGTGATCGTGACAGACGGACGTCCTCAGGACCGCGTGGCGGAGGTGGCGGCTGAGGCCCGAGAGAAAGGCATCGAGATCTACGCCGTGGGTGTGGCCAGAGCCGACATGACATCACTGAGGGCCATGGCGTCCCCGCCCTTCGAAGACCACGTCTTCCTGGTGGAGTCCTTCGATCTCATTCACCAGTTTGGACTGCAGTTCCAGGATAAACTCTGCG GAATGGATCTGTGTCTGGAGTCGGACCACGGCTGTGAGCACATCTGTGAGAGCTCCCCGGGCTCCTTCCACTGCCTCTGTCTGCCCGGATACACTCTGAATGATGACGGGAAGACATGTGCAG CCATCGACCTGTGTGCGGAGGGGAAACACGACTGTGAACAGATCTGCGTCAGCTCTCCTGGTTCCTTCACCTGCGACTGCAACAAGGGATACAAACTGAACGACGACAAGAAGACCTGCTCAA CCATCGACCTGTGTGCCGAGGGGAAGCACGACTGTGAGCAGATCTGCCTCAGCGCTCCTGGTGTCTTCACCTGCGACTGCAACAAAGGATTCAAACtcaacaaagacaagaagaccTGCACAA ACATGGACCTGTGTAACACGGTGGAGCACGGCTGTGAGCACCAGTGTGTGAGCACTCCTGGATCTTATTACTGCATCTGTCCGGAGGGTCAACTGCTGCAGGAGGACGGCAAGAGCTGCGGCA cCTGCAAGTCTGCCAACATCGACCTGGTGCTCCTGATCGACGGCTCCAAGAGCGTCCGCCCGCAAAACTTTGAGCTGGTCAAAAAGTTTGTAAACCAG GTCGTGGACTCCCTGGACGTGTCCACTCATGGCACCAGAGTCGGTCTGGTTCAGTACTCGAGTCGGGTCAGGACAGAGTTCCCTCTCAACATGTACCACACTGCTGACGAGATCAAAGCTGCAGTCATGAAG GTTGACTACATGGAGAAAGGTACAATGACGGGTCTGGCCCTCAAACACATGGTGGAGAACAGTTTCTCAGAGGCGGAGGGCGCTCGGCCCGCCAGCCGCAACATCCCCCGCATTGGACTGGTGTTCACAGACGGACGCTCTCAGGACGACATCACAGAGTTCGCCAAGAAGGCCAAAGAAGCCG GTATCACCATGTACGCAGTGGGTGTTGGAAAAGCTGTGGAGGATGAACTCCGTGAAATCGCCTCTGAGCCGGTGGAGAAACATTTCTATTACACCACCGACTTCACTGCCATCAGCACCATCGCCGAGAACCTCAAACTCAACGTGTGCCCAG AGGAGAGTCAGGGGGAGATCGAGGTGAAGGATCCGTGTGCCTGCGAGAGTCTGGTGGAGTTCCAGCAGGCCACCATGAGCAGCCTGGAGCAGCTCACACAGAAAC TGTCCGGCATGACTGCTCGtctggagcagctggagaacCAGCTTCTCTCCAGGAAGTGA
- the matn4 gene encoding matrilin-4 isoform X1, whose product MKMRQLRGFILLTLAVLAAARPKAGPEQKCKSGPVDLVFLIDSSRSVRPHEFETMRKFMIDILATLDIGLNATRVGVVQYSSQVRSEFSLKTHAKLETMVKGINEIIPLAQGTMTGLAIKYVMNNAFTAEAGDRPKVPNVVVIVTDGRPQDRVAEVAAEAREKGIEIYAVGVARADMTSLRAMASPPFEDHVFLVESFDLIHQFGLQFQDKLCGMDLCLESDHGCEHICESSPGSFHCLCLPGYTLNDDGKTCAAIDLCAEGKHDCEQICVSSPGSFTCDCNKGYKLNDDKKTCSMIDYCSFGNHSCDHECVSVLNGYHCRCNDGYRLLDDGKTCQAIDLCAEGKHDCEQICVSAPGVFTCDCNQGYTLNKDEKTCTPIDLCAEGKHDCEQICVSAPGVFTCDCNQGYTLNKDEKTCTPIDLCAEGKHDCEQICVSAPGVFTCDCNQGYTLNKDEKTCTPIDLCAEGKHDCEQICVSAPGVFTCDCNQGYTLNKDEKTCTPIDLCAEGKHDCEQICVSAPGVFTCDCNQGYTLNKDEKTCTPIDLCAEGKHDCEQICLSAPGVFTCDCNKGFKLNKDKKTCTNMDLCNTVEHGCEHQCVSTPGSYYCICPEGQLLQEDGKSCGTCKSANIDLVLLIDGSKSVRPQNFELVKKFVNQVVDSLDVSTHGTRVGLVQYSSRVRTEFPLNMYHTADEIKAAVMKVDYMEKGTMTGLALKHMVENSFSEAEGARPASRNIPRIGLVFTDGRSQDDITEFAKKAKEAGITMYAVGVGKAVEDELREIASEPVEKHFYYTTDFTAISTIAENLKLNVCPEESQGEIEVKDPCACESLVEFQQATMSSLEQLTQKLSGMTARLEQLENQLLSRK is encoded by the exons TCTGTTGACCCTCGCCGTCCTCGCCGCCGCCAGACCGAAAGCAG GTCCTGAGCAGAAATGTAAGTCCGGCCCGGTGGATCTGGTCTTCCTCATCGACAGCTCCCGCAGCGTCAGGCCACATGAGTTTGAGACCATGAGGAAGTTCATGATCGACATCCTGGCCACTCTGGACATCGGACTGAACGCCACCAGAGTGGGAGTGGTTCAGTACTCCAGCCAG GTCCGCAGCGAGTTCTCTCTGAAGACTCACGCTAAGCTGGAGACGATGGTGAAAGGCATCAATGAGATCATTCCCCTCGCTCAGGGCACCATGACCGGCCTCGCCATCAAATACGTGATGAACAATGCCTTCACCGCCGAGGCTGGAGACAGACCGAAG GTCCCCAACGTGGTCGTGATCGTGACAGACGGACGTCCTCAGGACCGCGTGGCGGAGGTGGCGGCTGAGGCCCGAGAGAAAGGCATCGAGATCTACGCCGTGGGTGTGGCCAGAGCCGACATGACATCACTGAGGGCCATGGCGTCCCCGCCCTTCGAAGACCACGTCTTCCTGGTGGAGTCCTTCGATCTCATTCACCAGTTTGGACTGCAGTTCCAGGATAAACTCTGCG GAATGGATCTGTGTCTGGAGTCGGACCACGGCTGTGAGCACATCTGTGAGAGCTCCCCGGGCTCCTTCCACTGCCTCTGTCTGCCCGGATACACTCTGAATGATGACGGGAAGACATGTGCAG CCATCGACCTGTGTGCGGAGGGGAAACACGACTGTGAACAGATCTGCGTCAGCTCTCCTGGTTCCTTCACCTGCGACTGCAACAAGGGATACAAACTGAACGACGACAAGAAGACCTGCTCAA TGATCGACTACTGTTCGTTTGGGAACCACAGTTGTGatcatgagtgtgtgagtgtgctcaATGGCTATCACTGCCGCTGTAACGACGGCTACAGGCTGCTGGACGACGGCAAGACCTGCCAGG CCATTGACCTGTGTGCTGAGGGGAAACACGACTGTGAACAAATCTGCGTCAGCGCGCCGGGCGTCTTCACCTGCGACTGCAACCAAGGATACACTCTGAACAAGGACGAGAAGACCTGCACAC CCATTGACCTGTGTGCTGAGGGGAAACACGACTGTGAACAAATCTGTGTCAGCGCGCCGGGCGTCTTCACCTGCGACTGCAACCAAGGATACACTCTGAACAAGGACGAGAAGACCTGCACAC CCATTGACCTGTGTGCTGAGGGGAAACACGACTGTGAACAAATCTGCGTCAGCGCGCCGGGCGTCTTCACCTGCGACTGCAACCAAGGATACACTCTGAACAAGGACGAGAAGACCTGCACAC CCATTGACCTGTGTGCTGAGGGGAAACACGACTGTGAACAAATCTGTGTCAGCGCGCCGGGCGTCTTCACCTGCGACTGCAACCAAGGATACACTCTGAACAAGGACGAGAAGACCTGCACAC CCATTGACCTGTGTGCTGAGGGGAAACACGACTGTGAACAAATCTGCGTCAGCGCGCCGGGCGTCTTCACCTGCGACTGCAACCAAGGATACACTCTGAACAAGGACGAGAAGACCTGCACAC CCATCGACCTGTGTGCCGAGGGGAAGCACGACTGTGAGCAGATCTGCCTCAGCGCTCCTGGTGTCTTCACCTGCGACTGCAACAAAGGATTCAAACtcaacaaagacaagaagaccTGCACAA ACATGGACCTGTGTAACACGGTGGAGCACGGCTGTGAGCACCAGTGTGTGAGCACTCCTGGATCTTATTACTGCATCTGTCCGGAGGGTCAACTGCTGCAGGAGGACGGCAAGAGCTGCGGCA cCTGCAAGTCTGCCAACATCGACCTGGTGCTCCTGATCGACGGCTCCAAGAGCGTCCGCCCGCAAAACTTTGAGCTGGTCAAAAAGTTTGTAAACCAG GTCGTGGACTCCCTGGACGTGTCCACTCATGGCACCAGAGTCGGTCTGGTTCAGTACTCGAGTCGGGTCAGGACAGAGTTCCCTCTCAACATGTACCACACTGCTGACGAGATCAAAGCTGCAGTCATGAAG GTTGACTACATGGAGAAAGGTACAATGACGGGTCTGGCCCTCAAACACATGGTGGAGAACAGTTTCTCAGAGGCGGAGGGCGCTCGGCCCGCCAGCCGCAACATCCCCCGCATTGGACTGGTGTTCACAGACGGACGCTCTCAGGACGACATCACAGAGTTCGCCAAGAAGGCCAAAGAAGCCG GTATCACCATGTACGCAGTGGGTGTTGGAAAAGCTGTGGAGGATGAACTCCGTGAAATCGCCTCTGAGCCGGTGGAGAAACATTTCTATTACACCACCGACTTCACTGCCATCAGCACCATCGCCGAGAACCTCAAACTCAACGTGTGCCCAG AGGAGAGTCAGGGGGAGATCGAGGTGAAGGATCCGTGTGCCTGCGAGAGTCTGGTGGAGTTCCAGCAGGCCACCATGAGCAGCCTGGAGCAGCTCACACAGAAAC TGTCCGGCATGACTGCTCGtctggagcagctggagaacCAGCTTCTCTCCAGGAAGTGA